From a single Hypomesus transpacificus isolate Combined female chromosome 14, fHypTra1, whole genome shotgun sequence genomic region:
- the slc25a18 gene encoding mitochondrial glutamate carrier 1, which yields MAEQKVSLTAKLINGGVAGLVGVTCVFPIDLAKTRLQNQQGATIYNGMLDCLTKTVRTEGYFGMYRGAAVNLTLVTPEKAIKLAANDIFRQKLSKDGKLPLWGEMLAGCGAGTCQVVVTTPMEMLKIQLQDAGRLVAQRPAPAPAATPGPAPSLVAPPAPQPCPPAPPRASATSITLGLLRTRGLAGLYRGAGATLLRDVPFSMIYFPLFANLNALGRRRAGFQGDVQEKSPFLQSFMAGCTAGSVAAVAVTPLDVIKTRIQTLQKGEGEDSYRGIVDCTRRILAREGPSAFLKGATCRALVIAPLFGIAQGVYFLGVGEKLLGMLG from the exons ATGGCAGAGCAGAAAGTTAG CCTCACTGCTAAGCTGATTAATGGGGGCGTAGCAGGACTGGTGGGCGTGACCTGTGTGTTTCCCATCGATCTGGCCAAGACTCGTCTACAGAACCAACAGGGAGCAACGATCTACAACGGGAT GTTGGATTGTTTGACGAAGACAGTTCGGACGGAAGGCTACTTTGGGATGTACAGAG GTGCTGCGGTGAACCTGACTCTGGTCACTCCAGAGAAAGCCATCAAACTGGCAGCCAATGACATCTTCAGACAGAAGCTCTCTAAAGACGG GAAGTTGCCTCTGTGGGGGGAGATGCTGGCAGGATGTGGGGCTGGGACCTGCCAGGTGGTTGTCACCACCCCGATGGAGATGCTGAAGATCCAGTTGCAGGATGCAGGGAGgctgg tggccCAGAGGCCGGCCCCAGCGCCAGCGGCCACCCCAGGTCCAGCTCCGTCTCTGgtggcccccccggccccccagccctgcccccctgccccgccccgGGCCTCTGCCACCAGCATCACCCTGGGGCTGCTGAGGACTCGAGGCCTGGCCGGCTTGTACCGCGGGGCAGGAGCCACTCTGCTGag AGACGTACCGTTCTCTATGATCTACTTCCCGCTGTTCGCCAACCTGAACGCGCTGGGCCGGCGAAGGGCGGGTTTCCAGGGCGACGTGCAGGAGAAGTCACCCTTCCTACAGTCCTTCATGGCAGGATGCACCGCCGGGTCTGTGGCAGCTGTGGCCGTTACACCCCTGgatg TCATAAAGACTCGTATTCAGACCCtgcagaagggggagggagaagattcTTACCGAGGCATTGTTGACTGCACAAG GCGCATCCTTGCTCGTGAGGGTCCCTCTGCCTTCCTGAAGGGGGCGACGTGTCGGGCGCTGGTCATCGCTCCCCTCTTTGGGATTGCTCAGGGCGTCTACTTCCTGGGGGTAGGAGAGAAGCTGCTAGGCATGCTGGGATAG
- the LOC124476923 gene encoding V-type proton ATPase subunit E 1-like: MALSDADVQKQIKHMMAFIEQEASEKAEEVEAKAEEEFNIEKGRLVQTQRLKIMEYYAKKDKQIDQHKKIQMSNLLNQARLKVLKTRDDMISDLLTEARQRLSQIAKDPERYAVLLEGLIMQGFYQLLEPKVTIRCRQQDVSIVQAAVDKDIPVYKEMVKSNIVVRIDEQRFLPSDISGGVELYNDNGKIKVSNTLESRLDLIAYQMMPEIRVELFGVNPNRRFLD, from the exons ATGGCGCTCAGCGATGCGGACGTGCAGAAACAG ATCAAGCACATGATGGCCTTCATAGAACAGGAGGCCAGTGAGAAAGCGGAAGAGGTTGAGGCCAAg GCAGAGGAGGAGTTCAACATAGAGAAAGGCCGTCTGGTTCAGACCCAGAGGCTGAAGATCATGGAGTATTACGCCAAGAAAGACAAGCAGATCGACCAGCATAAGAAAAT TCAGATGTCCAACCTGCTGAACCAGGCCAGGCTGAAGGTGCTGAAGACTAGAGACGACATGATCTCT GATCTTCTGACTGAGGCTCGCCAGCGGCTGTCCCAGATCGCCAAGGACCCAGAAAGATACGCTGTTCTGCTGGAGGGGCTGATCATGCAG ggatTCTACCAGCTGTTGGAGCCCAAAGTGACCATTCGCTGCCGTCAGCAGGACGTTTCCATTgtgcag GCTGCTGTTGACAAGGACATCCCAGTCTACAAAGAAATGGTGAAGAGCAACATCGTGGTCCGCATCGACGAGCAGCGGTTCCTCCCCTCCGACAT CTCTGGAGGGGTGGagttatacaatgacaatgggAAGATCAAGGTGTCCAACACTCTGGAGAGCAGGCTGGATCTCATCGCATACCAG ATGATGCCGGAGATCCGGGTGGAGTTGTTTGGTGTCAACCCCAATCGCAGGTTCCTGGACTAG